A part of Olleya sp. Bg11-27 genomic DNA contains:
- a CDS encoding BspA family leucine-rich repeat surface protein → MKHTITLLFLFLSLTSFSQNEFSSLWNTSNTDTGTSAINEIEIPTNPAYTYNYNVDWGDGQTDTGVTGDITHTYATPNTYTITIDGTFPSIYFNNQGDKLKIIEILNWGNIQWQTMENAFYGCENLNFDAIGAPDLSQVTTLKNMFKNAESFNGIINHWDVSSITDLSGLFYGATTFNRPLDLWNTGSVIDMSETFYRTSSFNEPLDNWNTAQVTTMSKMFYYAASFNQNINGWEVTRVTDMSYTFYNASAFNSPLSSWLVNNVTTMSNMFAYSGFNQPIEIWNVSNVEDMSYMFYRNTVFNQPLNDWIVSNVTNMSHMFDGYYWTTTFNQPINNWDVSNVTNMSFMFRDNKYFNQPLNSWIVTAVTNMESMFESASRFNEDITVWDVSNVTKMSSMFESAYVFNQDITGWIVSNVTNMSAMFQYANAFNQAITGWDVSNVTDMNSMFYSADAFNQPLDIWDVSKVRNMSSMFNRALTFNQPLNGWQTSAVTNMSYMFYTYNVVTVFNQPLNSWDTSSVTNMSSMFGNAATFDQSLSSWNISNVSNMSDMLDNSGLSQTNYDNTLISWELQPVRDNVTLGAQGLNYCDSREERQNLIDNSSWTINDDIINCSFVLCTSLVSPANGDTNVPANTNLTWEAVPGATGYKISYRIENGGTITATETNLDVGNVTSLDLTSDLTPGDTVYITIVPYNTTDGDAIGCTEESFTVISSWVNDPTAFKLTIDTSIAQSYTSAANQLEIDTNSGYPDYLTYNYSIDWGDNQFNNNVTGDITHTYLVPGIYTISIIGDYPAHYYSSYFSDSKKLLSIDQWGTQQWQSMKDAFYGCSNMEYNATDKPDLSQVTTAYRMFGSASLFNGDINDWDVSNIEDMSRMFQSASDFNQPLNDWDVSNVTNMSSMFSSASDFDQPLDNWITSNVTDMSTMFSSSSAFNQNINSWDVSAVTTMRLMFNRASLFNQPLLGWDVTSVTDMESMFNNAPVFDQPIDIWTVNNVTNMSSMFENATAFNQNINSWSVTAVTDMSSMFESATNFNMPLDNWVPIAVTNMQSMFESAVTFNQNISAWNVTNVINMASTFESAKAFNKPLNGWDVNSVVDMTSMFESAEAFNQPLNLWDVSAVANMTSMFEKALVFNQDLNDWTVSSVTLMPSMFENASAFNSPINDWTVASVTNMESMFKNAIVFNQTLNNWNTGEVLTMAEMFSGASAFNQNIDIWNVSFVATMEAMFKNAISYNQTMNSWNVASVRTMEEMFRGASVFNETIDGWNVRGVITMEEMFYDAIAFNQTLNSWRVTNVSNMISMFRNATAFDQNLDDWIIGTTDMKYMFSNATAFNQPLSAWDVSDVTDMQYMLDYTALSRENYDATLIAWSELVLNYNINLGAQTLLYCDAEVQRQSMIDTYGWTFTGDILDCPIPTCTQLISPANGDIDVPVNTNLTWERALYARGYTLTVVTQPGNILLVDNEIVTETSYQFLTDFSGGELVQVTITPFNDEGEPLACTMESFTIINNSIATVPDCTTLTLPLHGSTDIPVDTDLEWEPIANADGYRITVGTTSGGSDILNDMDVSNVTAYQLASDFPENTIIYVQITPYNTIGDAITCAEESFTTETIPVAPECTSLTLPLDGTTDVSIDTDFSWNAVPNATGYLLSVGTTGGGIEILNNIDVGNVTTYDLPDDLNTNRLIFVNITPYNAVGDALGCTEESFRTGDSASTDPPNCTTLTAPLHNATDVDITTDLSWTAITDATGYTISVGTTTGGTDILALTDVGNVVTYNLASDLPETSTIFVTIAPYNAVASATGCTEESFTTETLPTPPNCTTLTTPLNNATDVDITTDLSWTAATDATGYIISAGTTTGGTDILDNQDVGNVITYNLASDLPETSTLYVTITPYNAVGNATGCTEESFTTETLPTPPNCTTLTTPLNNATDVDITTDLSWTAATDATGYIISVGTTTGGTDILDNEDVGNVITYNLASDLPETATLYVTITPYNAVGNATGCTEESFTTETLPTAPNCTTLTTPLNNATDVDITTDLSWTAATDATGYIISVGTTTGGTDILDNEDVGNVITYNLASDLPETATLYVTITPYNAVGNATGCTEESFTTETLPTPPNCTTLTTPLNNATDVDITTDLSWTAATDATGYIISAGTTSGGTDILDNQDVGNVITYNLASDLPETATLYVTITPYNAVGNATGCTEESFTTETLPTAPNCTTLTTPLNNATDVDITTDLSWTAATDATGYTISVGTTTGGTDILDNEDVGNVITYNLASDLPETSTLYVTITPYNAVGNATGCTEESFTTETLPTPPNCTTLTTPLNNATDVDITTDLSWTAATDATGYIISVGTTTGGTDILDNEDVGNVITYNLASNLPETSTLYVTITPYNAVGNATGCSEESFTTETLPTPPNCTTLTTPLNNATDVDITTDLSWTAATDATGYIISVGTTLGGTDILDNEDVGNVITYNLASDLPETAIIYVTITPYNAVGNATGCTEESFTTETLPTPPICTTLTTPLNNATDVDITTDLSWTAATDATGYIISVGTTTGGTDILDNEDVGNVITYNLASDLPETATLYVTITPYNAVGNATGCTEESFTTETLPTPPNCTTLTTPLNNATDVDITTDLSWTAATDATGYIISVGTTLGGTDILDNEDVGNVITYNLASDLPETATLYVTITPYNTVGNATGCTDESFTTETLPTPPNCTTLTTPLNNATNVDITTDLSWNVATDATGYIISVGTTTGGTDILDNEDIGNVITYDLASDLPETAIIYVTITPYNAIGNATGCTEESFTTETLPTAPNCTTLTTPLNNATDVDITTDLSWNAATDATGYIISVGTTTGGTDILDNEDVGNVITYNLVSYLPETSNIFVTITPYNAVGNATGCTEAMFATETLLYPPTCTTLINPIHNETDVALDTSIDWEFVATADGYTISIGSTSGGIDIVNNQDVGNATSYTLIQDLLQNQSYYVTVTPYNTDGDAQDCTESVFTTLTIPKNDVKYGFSPDNDGINDFWHIEGIEMNPNNTVTIFNRWGDMVFQIENYNNTTNVFRGIANKKTKMGADVLPEGTYFFQFDIDGPHNFDKLKGFVIIKR, encoded by the coding sequence ATGAAACACACGATTACCTTACTCTTTTTATTTTTAAGCCTCACTTCATTTTCACAAAACGAATTCTCATCGCTTTGGAATACGTCGAATACAGATACAGGGACTTCCGCAATTAACGAAATTGAAATACCAACAAATCCAGCGTACACCTATAATTATAATGTAGATTGGGGAGACGGACAAACGGACACGGGAGTTACAGGTGATATTACCCATACCTATGCGACTCCAAACACCTACACTATAACTATTGATGGAACTTTCCCGTCTATATATTTTAATAATCAAGGTGATAAATTAAAAATTATAGAGATTTTAAATTGGGGTAACATCCAATGGCAAACTATGGAAAATGCTTTTTATGGTTGCGAAAATTTAAATTTTGACGCCATAGGTGCTCCTGATTTATCACAAGTAACCACTCTTAAAAACATGTTTAAAAATGCCGAATCTTTTAACGGTATTATAAACCATTGGGATGTAAGCTCTATTACAGATCTTTCAGGTCTATTTTATGGCGCTACGACCTTTAACAGACCTTTAGACTTGTGGAATACAGGAAGTGTTATCGATATGTCAGAAACATTCTATCGCACATCAAGCTTTAACGAACCCCTAGACAATTGGAATACGGCACAAGTAACAACTATGTCCAAAATGTTTTATTATGCTGCGTCTTTTAATCAAAATATAAATGGTTGGGAAGTTACTAGAGTCACAGATATGTCTTACACGTTTTATAATGCTAGCGCTTTTAACTCACCTTTAAGTAGTTGGTTGGTTAATAATGTGACCACTATGTCTAATATGTTTGCTTATTCGGGTTTTAATCAACCTATAGAAATTTGGAATGTGAGTAATGTTGAGGACATGTCTTATATGTTTTATAGAAACACAGTCTTTAACCAACCTCTAAACGATTGGATTGTTAGCAATGTGACCAATATGTCTCATATGTTTGACGGGTATTATTGGACTACGACATTCAACCAACCAATAAACAATTGGGACGTTAGTAATGTAACCAACATGAGTTTCATGTTTAGAGATAACAAATATTTTAATCAACCCTTAAATAGTTGGATTGTTACTGCGGTTACAAATATGGAATCAATGTTTGAAAGCGCCTCTCGTTTTAATGAGGACATTACGGTTTGGGATGTTAGTAATGTTACTAAAATGTCTTCTATGTTTGAAAGTGCTTATGTATTTAATCAAGATATTACAGGTTGGATTGTTAGCAATGTCACTAATATGAGTGCGATGTTTCAATATGCTAATGCTTTTAATCAAGCTATTACAGGTTGGGATGTTAGTAATGTTACTGATATGAACTCTATGTTCTATTCGGCCGACGCCTTTAATCAACCGCTAGACATTTGGGATGTTAGCAAAGTTAGAAACATGAGTTCTATGTTTAATAGAGCACTAACATTTAATCAACCATTAAATGGCTGGCAGACTTCAGCTGTAACCAACATGTCATACATGTTTTATACTTATAACGTTGTTACAGTTTTTAATCAACCTCTAAACAGCTGGGATACTTCTAGTGTAACTAATATGTCTTCCATGTTTGGAAATGCGGCTACATTTGATCAAAGTTTGTCCTCTTGGAACATAAGTAATGTATCAAATATGTCTGACATGCTAGATAATTCTGGTTTGTCTCAAACTAATTATGATAACACATTAATCAGTTGGGAATTACAACCGGTAAGAGATAATGTGACGCTTGGTGCTCAAGGATTAAACTATTGCGATAGTAGAGAGGAACGACAAAACCTAATAGATAATTCTAGCTGGACCATCAATGACGATATTATTAACTGTTCATTTGTGCTTTGTACGTCTTTAGTCTCTCCTGCTAATGGGGATACTAACGTCCCTGCCAATACTAATTTAACTTGGGAAGCCGTTCCTGGAGCTACAGGCTATAAAATTAGCTATAGAATAGAAAACGGAGGAACTATTACTGCTACGGAGACTAATCTAGACGTCGGTAACGTAACTAGTTTAGACCTTACATCAGACTTAACTCCTGGGGACACGGTTTATATTACCATAGTACCTTACAATACTACTGATGGGGATGCCATAGGGTGTACAGAAGAAAGTTTTACCGTTATATCTAGTTGGGTAAACGACCCGACCGCTTTTAAACTTACCATTGACACATCCATAGCACAAAGTTACACTAGTGCTGCCAATCAACTTGAAATAGATACTAATTCTGGTTATCCAGATTATTTAACTTATAACTACTCTATAGATTGGGGAGACAATCAATTTAACAATAATGTCACAGGAGATATTACACATACTTACCTTGTTCCTGGTATTTACACTATCAGTATTATTGGTGATTATCCTGCGCATTATTATTCTTCTTATTTTTCTGACAGTAAAAAACTACTATCCATAGACCAATGGGGGACCCAGCAATGGCAATCTATGAAAGATGCTTTCTACGGATGTTCGAACATGGAATACAATGCAACTGATAAACCAGACTTATCACAGGTCACAACTGCGTATCGTATGTTTGGATCAGCTAGTCTTTTTAATGGCGATATAAACGATTGGGATGTTAGTAACATAGAAGATATGTCTAGAATGTTTCAAAGTGCAAGTGATTTTAACCAGCCTTTAAATGATTGGGATGTTTCCAACGTGACCAATATGTCATCTATGTTTTCTAGTGCAAGTGATTTTGATCAACCATTAGACAATTGGATTACAAGTAATGTTACAGATATGTCTACAATGTTTTCATCTTCTAGTGCATTTAACCAAAATATCAATAGCTGGGACGTGAGTGCCGTAACCACCATGAGACTGATGTTTAATAGAGCTAGTTTATTCAACCAACCACTACTCGGTTGGGATGTAACTTCTGTAACCGACATGGAATCTATGTTTAACAACGCACCCGTTTTTGATCAACCAATAGATATTTGGACTGTCAACAATGTGACTAATATGTCTTCTATGTTTGAAAATGCGACAGCATTTAACCAAAATATTAATAGCTGGAGTGTCACTGCCGTTACCGACATGAGTTCTATGTTTGAAAGTGCTACAAACTTCAATATGCCTTTAGATAATTGGGTTCCAATTGCGGTAACCAACATGCAATCTATGTTTGAAAGTGCGGTAACATTTAATCAAAATATTAGCGCCTGGAACGTAACCAATGTTATAAATATGGCATCAACATTTGAGAGTGCTAAAGCCTTTAACAAGCCATTAAATGGGTGGGACGTCAATTCTGTAGTAGATATGACCTCTATGTTTGAAAGCGCAGAAGCCTTTAATCAACCATTAAACCTTTGGGATGTTAGTGCTGTTGCCAACATGACTTCTATGTTTGAAAAAGCCCTGGTATTTAACCAAGACTTAAACGATTGGACTGTAAGCTCTGTTACTTTAATGCCTTCTATGTTTGAAAACGCAAGCGCTTTTAACTCACCAATTAATGACTGGACCGTAGCTTCTGTAACCAATATGGAAAGCATGTTTAAAAATGCTATTGTTTTTAATCAAACATTAAACAATTGGAACACCGGAGAAGTCTTAACTATGGCCGAAATGTTTAGTGGCGCCTCTGCTTTTAATCAAAACATAGACATTTGGAATGTGTCTTTTGTTGCCACAATGGAAGCGATGTTTAAAAATGCCATCAGTTACAATCAAACCATGAACTCATGGAACGTGGCTTCTGTAAGAACTATGGAAGAGATGTTTAGAGGCGCTAGCGTTTTTAATGAAACTATCGACGGTTGGAATGTAAGAGGGGTTATTACTATGGAAGAAATGTTTTATGACGCCATAGCCTTTAATCAAACACTTAATAGCTGGAGAGTCACTAATGTTTCTAATATGATTTCTATGTTTAGAAACGCAACCGCTTTCGATCAAAATTTAGACGATTGGATTATTGGAACCACAGATATGAAATACATGTTTAGTAACGCTACAGCTTTTAACCAGCCATTGTCTGCTTGGGATGTTAGCGATGTTACCGACATGCAATACATGCTTGATTATACTGCATTATCTAGAGAGAATTATGATGCAACACTAATCGCTTGGTCTGAGCTAGTCTTAAATTACAATATAAACCTTGGTGCCCAAACCTTACTGTATTGTGATGCCGAAGTACAAAGACAATCTATGATTGATACTTATGGATGGACATTTACAGGAGATATTTTAGACTGTCCAATACCAACTTGTACCCAATTAATTTCGCCTGCAAATGGAGACATCGATGTTCCTGTTAATACAAATCTTACTTGGGAACGCGCTCTTTATGCTAGAGGCTATACATTAACAGTCGTAACACAACCTGGAAACATCTTATTAGTAGATAATGAAATAGTTACAGAAACATCGTATCAATTTTTGACAGATTTTTCAGGAGGTGAACTTGTACAAGTTACGATTACTCCTTTTAATGATGAAGGAGAGCCGTTAGCCTGTACAATGGAAAGTTTCACTATTATCAACAATAGCATCGCAACAGTTCCAGATTGTACAACCTTAACATTACCATTACATGGGAGCACAGATATACCTGTAGACACTGATTTAGAATGGGAACCAATTGCCAATGCAGATGGTTATAGAATTACAGTAGGAACAACGTCAGGAGGTAGTGATATACTAAATGACATGGATGTTTCTAATGTAACAGCCTATCAATTAGCTTCAGACTTCCCTGAAAACACTATAATTTACGTACAAATAACACCATATAATACTATTGGAGATGCTATAACATGCGCCGAAGAGAGTTTCACCACAGAAACCATTCCTGTTGCTCCAGAGTGTACCAGCTTAACATTACCTTTAGATGGCACTACAGATGTCTCAATAGATACTGATTTTAGCTGGAATGCCGTACCGAATGCCACAGGTTACTTACTTTCAGTAGGTACCACTGGTGGCGGTATTGAAATTCTTAATAATATTGATGTTGGAAATGTAACCACTTACGATCTTCCTGACGACTTAAATACTAATCGTTTAATTTTTGTAAACATCACACCTTACAACGCAGTTGGTGATGCCCTAGGTTGTACTGAAGAAAGTTTTAGAACAGGAGATTCTGCATCTACAGACCCTCCAAATTGTACCACTCTGACTGCTCCGTTACACAACGCTACGGACGTAGACATTACTACAGATTTAAGCTGGACAGCTATAACCGATGCTACTGGATATACAATTTCTGTGGGAACAACTACAGGTGGAACTGATATTCTTGCACTTACAGATGTTGGGAATGTAGTCACTTACAACTTAGCTTCAGATTTACCTGAAACATCTACCATATTTGTTACGATTGCACCTTACAACGCGGTAGCTAGCGCTACAGGATGTACTGAGGAATCATTTACTACAGAAACATTACCAACACCTCCTAATTGCACGACTTTAACGACACCGTTAAACAACGCTACAGACGTAGACATTACTACAGACTTAAGCTGGACTGCTGCAACAGATGCGACTGGTTATATTATTTCTGCGGGAACAACAACTGGTGGTACTGATATTTTAGACAACCAAGATGTTGGAAACGTCATCACGTACAACTTAGCGTCTGACTTACCTGAAACGTCAACGCTATATGTAACCATTACACCGTATAACGCCGTAGGTAATGCCACAGGATGTACTGAGGAATCGTTTACTACAGAAACATTACCAACACCTCCGAACTGTACGACTTTAACGACACCGTTAAACAACGCTACAGACGTAGACATTACTACAGACTTAAGCTGGACTGCTGCAACAGATGCGACTGGTTATATTATTTCTGTGGGAACAACTACAGGTGGAACTGATATTTTAGACAACGAAGATGTTGGAAACGTCATCACGTACAACTTAGCGTCAGATTTACCTGAAACAGCAACACTATATGTAACCATTACACCGTATAACGCGGTAGGTAATGCGACAGGATGTACTGAGGAATCGTTTACTACAGAAACATTACCAACAGCTCCTAACTGTACGACTTTAACGACACCGTTAAACAACGCTACAGACGTAGATATTACTACGGATTTAAGCTGGACTGCTGCAACAGATGCAACTGGTTATATCATTTCTGTGGGAACAACTACAGGTGGAACTGATATTTTAGACAACGAAGATGTTGGAAACGTCATCACGTACAACCTAGCGTCAGATTTACCTGAAACAGCAACACTATATGTAACCATTACACCCTATAACGCGGTAGGTAATGCGACAGGATGTACTGAGGAATCATTTACTACAGAAACATTACCAACACCTCCTAACTGTACGACTTTAACAACACCGTTAAACAATGCTACAGACGTAGATATTACTACAGACTTAAGCTGGACTGCTGCAACAGATGCGACTGGTTATATTATTTCTGCGGGAACAACATCTGGTGGTACTGATATTTTAGACAACCAAGATGTTGGAAACGTCATCACGTACAACTTAGCGTCTGATTTACCTGAAACAGCAACGCTATATGTAACGATTACGCCGTATAACGCCGTAGGTAATGCTACAGGATGTACTGAGGAATCGTTTACTACAGAAACATTACCAACAGCTCCTAACTGTACCACTTTAACGACACCGTTAAACAACGCTACAGACGTAGATATTACTACCGATTTAAGCTGGACTGCTGCAACCGATGCTACTGGATATACAATTTCTGTGGGAACAACTACAGGTGGAACTGATATTTTAGATAACGAAGATGTTGGAAACGTCATCACGTACAACTTAGCGTCTGATTTACCTGAAACGTCAACGCTATATGTAACCATTACACCGTATAACGCAGTAGGCAATGCTACAGGATGTACTGAGGAATCATTTACTACAGAAACATTACCAACACCTCCTAACTGTACGACTTTAACGACACCGTTAAATAATGCTACGGACGTAGACATTACTACGGATTTAAGTTGGACTGCTGCAACCGATGCAACTGGTTATATCATTTCTGTAGGAACAACTACAGGTGGAACTGATATTTTAGATAACGAGGACGTTGGAAACGTCATCACCTACAACCTAGCGTCAAATTTACCTGAAACGTCAACGCTATATGTAACCATTACACCCTATAACGCCGTAGGTAATGCCACAGGATGTTCTGAGGAATCGTTTACTACAGAAACATTACCAACACCTCCTAACTGTACAACTTTAACGACACCGTTAAACAACGCTACAGACGTAGATATTACTACAGACTTAAGTTGGACTGCTGCAACAGATGCGACTGGTTATATTATTTCTGTAGGAACTACTTTAGGTGGAACTGATATTTTAGATAATGAAGACGTCGGAAACGTCATCACGTACAACTTAGCGTCTGATTTACCTGAAACAGCAATTATATATGTAACCATTACGCCGTATAACGCAGTAGGTAATGCTACAGGATGTACTGAAGAATCATTTACTACAGAAACATTACCAACACCTCCTATCTGTACGACTTTAACGACACCGTTAAACAACGCTACAGATGTAGACATTACTACGGATTTAAGTTGGACTGCTGCAACCGATGCGACTGGTTATATTATTTCTGTGGGAACAACTACAGGTGGAACTGATATTTTAGACAACGAAGATGTTGGAAACGTCATCACGTACAACTTAGCGTCAGATTTACCTGAAACGGCAACGCTATATGTAACGATTACACCGTATAACGCCGTAGGTAATGCCACAGGATGTACTGAGGAATCATTTACTACAGAAACATTACCAACACCTCCTAATTGTACAACTTTAACGACACCGTTAAACAACGCTACAGACGTAGATATTACTACAGACTTAAGTTGGACTGCTGCAACCGATGCGACTGGTTATATCATTTCTGTAGGAACTACTTTAGGTGGAACTGATATTTTAGATAATGAAGACGTCGGAAACGTCATCACGTACAACCTAGCGTCTGATTTACCTGAAACGGCAACGCTATATGTAACGATTACACCGTATAACACGGTAGGTAATGCTACAGGATGTACTGACGAATCGTTTACTACAGAAACATTACCAACACCCCCTAACTGTACGACTTTAACGACACCGTTAAACAACGCTACAAACGTAGATATTACTACCGATTTAAGCTGGAACGTTGCAACAGATGCGACTGGTTATATCATTTCTGTAGGAACAACTACAGGTGGAACTGATATTTTAGATAACGAAGATATTGGAAACGTCATCACTTACGACTTAGCGTCTGATTTACCTGAAACAGCAATTATATATGTAACCATTACACCATATAATGCGATAGGTAATGCCACAGGATGCACTGAGGAATCGTTTACAACAGAAACGCTACCAACAGCTCCTAACTGTACGACTTTAACGACACCGTTAAACAACGCTACAGACGTAGACATTACTACCGATTTAAGCTGGAACGCTGCAACAGATGCAACTGGTTATATCATTTCTGTGGGAACAACTACAGGTGGAACTGATATTTTAGATAACGAAGATGTTGGAAACGTCATCACTTACAACCTAGTCTCGTACTTACCAGAAACGTCAAACATATTTGTAACGATTACACCGTACAACGCGGTAGGGAATGCCACGGGATGTACTGAAGCAATGTTTGCTACAGAAACATTACTATACCCACCGACTTGTACAACATTAATTAATCCAATCCATAATGAAACTGATGTTGCCTTAGACACTAGTATTGACTGGGAGTTTGTTGCTACGGCTGATGGTTACACCATCTCTATAGGTTCTACATCAGGAGGAATTGACATTGTAAATAACCAAGATGTCGGAAACGCAACCTCATATACTTTAATTCAAGACTTACTTCAAAACCAATCATACTACGTGACTGTTACACCATACAACACTGACGGTGATGCGCAAGATTGTACAGAAAGTGTGTTTACCACATTAACAATTCCAAAAAATGATGTTAAATATGGTTTCTCACCGGATAACGATGGCATTAATGACTTCTGGCATATTGAAGGTATAGAAATGAACCCAAACAATACCGTTACTATTTTTAACCGTTGGGGAGATATGGTCTTTCAAATTGAAAATTATAATAACACCACTAATGTCTTTAGAGGTATAGCTAATAAAAAGACTAAAATGGGTGCAGATGTATTACCAGAAGGGACTTACTTCTTTCAATTTGATATAGATGGCCCACATAATTTCGACAAATTAAAAGGATTCGTAATTATAAAAAGATAA